CGCCTCGATGATCACAAAGGCTTGAGCAAGCGGGAAATCGTCGGTGATGGTGAGGTGTATCAGCGCGCGATGGCCCTTGGGCAGGATTTTTTCCAGCCTGGCGGCAGCACCGCCGGTGAGCGCCATGGTCGGCGCGCCGCTGGGCAGGTTGACTACACCCATGTCGCGCCAGAACACGCCCTCGGCCATGCCGGTGCCCAATGCCTTGGCGCAAGCCTCCTTGGCGGCAAAGCGCTTGGCGTAGGAGGCGGCGCGAGCCGCGCGCTTTTCCGACTTGGCCTGCTCGACCTCGGTGTAGATGCGCTGGACGAAGCGCCGGCCATGCCGCTCCAGCGACTTCTCGATGCGTCTGATGTCGATCAGGTCGCTGCCGATGCCGATGATCATTCCGCGGGCACTTCCCGTCCGCCGGCGCGCTTGGCCTTCTCGGCTCGCTCGGCCATGCGTTTCTTCCGCTGCTCACGAAACACGGTCATGCCCCAGCGCGTGACGCCGTAGAAGACAAGCCCAAAGATCAGCCCGAGCGGCACGGCGCCGATCAGCATCGGCTCAAGCACCGGATGCCACAGCTTGCCGAAGGAAAGCGTGTGCATCATTTCGCCGAGATGCTCGGGCGGCCCGTGTTTGGGCAAGCGCTCATGCAGGATGAGCTTGCCGGTCTCCCATGACGCGCCCCAGAGCAGAGGGAAGGTCAGCGGATTGCCGAAGAACACGGCGCCCAGCGCGGCGGCCACCAGATTGCCGGCGATCACCCAGCAGAGCACGGCGGCGATGACGAAGTGGAAGCCAAGCGGGAAGAAGGAGGCGAAAACGCCCGCCGCGACGCCGGCCGCGACGGAATGAGGCGTCGCCTTCAGCCGCAGGATGCGCTTGGAGAAATACTGCACAGAGCGCGAGAACGAACGGCGCGGCCAAAGGTAAGTACGCACCCGCTCCAGGAGGCCATCAGGCTCTCGGCGTCGAAAAAGCACTCTGTTTCAGTTCCCGGTCCAACACACGCTCCCCTGCCACCCCGGGTCGCGACGACATATCTTGCGCTTCGAGGGCGCAGGAAGGCAACAAAACTTTGATATAGCGACGGGCAGGCCACGGAACAACGAGGGCACCCGCGATGGTCTGCCGCAGGCTGTAACAAGAGCGCCATTCTGGCGAAACTGAGGAAGAACCGGGGAAACGAAGCCGATGATCACCATTCGACCGGCGCGGGCCGGCGACGCCGAAGCATTGCCGGACATCGAGCAGTCCGCCGGGCTGGCGTTCCGCGCCGTCCCGGACCTCGCCTGGCTTGCCGACGGCGACAATGTGAGCGCCGGGCGGCATCGCGCGCTCATCGCCGAAGGCGCATGCTGGGTTGCCGCCGATGACCAGGACCGGCCGGTCGGCTTCCTGAGCGCCGGGGTCGAAGGCGATGCGCTGCACATATGGGAGCTCGACGTGCACCTGGACCGGCAAGGCTCCGGCATCGGCAGCGCTTTGCTTGAACGGGCGATCGAGAACGCCAGGCGGCGCGGCCTGGCGGCGGTGACGCTGACCACGTTTCGCGACGTCGCCTGGAATGCGCCCGTCTACCAAAAGTTCGGCTTTCGCATCCTGGACAGCGCGGCGATCGAC
The window above is part of the Mesorhizobium sp. WSM4904 genome. Proteins encoded here:
- the acpS gene encoding holo-ACP synthase, translating into MIIGIGSDLIDIRRIEKSLERHGRRFVQRIYTEVEQAKSEKRAARAASYAKRFAAKEACAKALGTGMAEGVFWRDMGVVNLPSGAPTMALTGGAAARLEKILPKGHRALIHLTITDDFPLAQAFVIIEAVPVEQAPH
- a CDS encoding GNAT family N-acetyltransferase, which translates into the protein MITIRPARAGDAEALPDIEQSAGLAFRAVPDLAWLADGDNVSAGRHRALIAEGACWVAADDQDRPVGFLSAGVEGDALHIWELDVHLDRQGSGIGSALLERAIENARRRGLAAVTLTTFRDVAWNAPVYQKFGFRILDSAAIDERLADLISGEAEHGMPAERRCAMRLDLNRTKPNIR
- a CDS encoding DUF2062 domain-containing protein, which translates into the protein MLFRRREPDGLLERVRTYLWPRRSFSRSVQYFSKRILRLKATPHSVAAGVAAGVFASFFPLGFHFVIAAVLCWVIAGNLVAAALGAVFFGNPLTFPLLWGASWETGKLILHERLPKHGPPEHLGEMMHTLSFGKLWHPVLEPMLIGAVPLGLIFGLVFYGVTRWGMTVFREQRKKRMAERAEKAKRAGGREVPAE